One window from the genome of Bacillus sp. (in: firmicutes) encodes:
- a CDS encoding RluA family pseudouridine synthase, producing the protein MNRKGQILEVDVKQQWTSYTIEQLIKNVWNVPKKLAHELRMTKGVFVNGKIVPWHTVLTEGDTLSLNILHDIESPFSPSFKPVEVLYEDEVLVVVNKPAGLDTHPNHPTDEDTLLQRVCGYCLMNGEIRAVQHVHRLDRDTSGAVLFAKVPFVKGMLDRQLETRNIKRTYMALVHGVVQRNQDTISAPIGRDRHHPTRRRVSRTGQYAVTHYRVLETYPKDRVSLVECTLDTGRTHQIRVHMSSIGHPLVGDTLYGGKPVVHRQALHAKRLTFVHPLTLEMITCEAPIPDSVFEPYME; encoded by the coding sequence ATGAATCGAAAAGGTCAAATATTAGAAGTGGATGTCAAACAACAGTGGACATCCTATACGATTGAACAATTGATAAAAAACGTCTGGAACGTACCGAAAAAACTGGCTCATGAACTACGGATGACGAAAGGGGTATTCGTGAATGGAAAAATAGTCCCATGGCATACGGTGTTAACAGAAGGGGACACGTTGTCTTTGAATATTTTGCATGACATAGAATCTCCTTTTTCCCCTTCGTTTAAACCAGTAGAGGTACTGTATGAAGATGAAGTATTAGTTGTTGTGAATAAACCAGCTGGTTTAGATACGCACCCGAATCATCCGACCGATGAAGACACCCTCCTTCAACGAGTGTGTGGTTATTGTTTGATGAATGGAGAGATACGTGCTGTTCAACATGTTCACCGGTTAGATCGAGATACGTCTGGGGCCGTACTTTTTGCCAAAGTTCCGTTTGTAAAAGGAATGTTAGATCGACAGTTAGAAACAAGGAATATTAAACGAACGTATATGGCACTCGTGCATGGTGTCGTTCAAAGAAATCAAGATACGATTTCAGCACCGATTGGCCGTGATAGGCACCATCCAACACGCCGTCGTGTATCTCGTACAGGACAATACGCTGTTACCCATTACCGGGTGCTAGAGACATATCCGAAAGACCGCGTTTCGTTAGTAGAGTGTACATTGGATACAGGACGGACGCATCAAATTCGGGTCCATATGAGTTCCATTGGACATCCGCTCGTCGGCGATACGCTGTATGGTGGAAAACCGGTCGTTCACCGTCAAGCCCTTCATGCGAAACGACTTACGTTTGTGCATCCGCTAACACTTGAAATGATTACGTGCGAGGCCCCTATACCGGACAGCGTGTTTGAGCCATACATGGAATAA
- a CDS encoding YhcU family protein, translating to MKVRYASTSLQEEEIDQLIDYMYTDIFPRYFSEDEVEYFRKMKVLHTPSRHHDYTGTLKDAFEILSSLQLIIALIEANEKQALGERYKKIFERNVQILQQYHLHFPFTLDQFERPKKYVISTYTPVTNELLV from the coding sequence ATGAAAGTAAGGTATGCATCAACTTCATTACAAGAAGAAGAAATCGACCAACTCATTGACTATATGTACACTGACATATTTCCACGATATTTTTCAGAAGACGAGGTTGAATATTTCCGAAAAATGAAAGTGTTACATACGCCATCAAGACATCATGATTATACGGGAACATTAAAAGATGCCTTCGAAATTCTTTCCAGTCTTCAATTAATTATCGCCTTAATCGAAGCAAATGAAAAGCAGGCATTAGGAGAACGGTACAAAAAAATATTTGAGCGGAACGTACAAATTTTACAACAATATCATTTACATTTTCCATTTACCCTCGATCAGTTCGAACGTCCCAAAAAATATGTCATTAGTACGTATACTCCTGTAACGAATGAATTACTTGTGTAA
- a CDS encoding S8 family serine peptidase, with product MKKKKVLISGVTTLGLLSTLVFSTPNTAPAANGELVYKGVNTVSVNDVAKPIKTGKAHFLIESYQSKIPKGLLKSLKEVPANNELYVIQLEDVITQDERDTLEAAGVQLIEYIPDYAFVATIKNSDLSKVEGLTLVESVTPYLPLYKLDPRLFEEGASNLVKAVVKKSNQKATKVEAKGLNELISYAFQNDVTYISPESEFQLMNDQAAVITKTTIANNTYGLYGAGQTVAVADTGLDTGVNDSSMHESFQGKITAIYAWGRPNNASDPNGHGTHVAGSVLGNASFKGMAPSASLVFQSIMDANGGLGGLPSNLSDLFSQAYNAGARIHTNSWGAPVNGAYTTDSRTVDQYVYNNDMTILFAAGNEGPGSGTISAPGTAKNAITVGASENYRPSFGSYSDNPDQIASFSSRGPTKDGRVKPDVVAPGTYILSSRSSLAPDSSFWANYNSKYAYMGGTSMATPLTAGNVALLRENFIKNYGITPKPSLLKAALIAGATNLGLSNNSQGWGRVNMETSLNVAYVNESTALSTGQKATYTFNATSSKPLRISLVWTDYPGSTSAYYSLVNDLDIVVTSPSGQVYVGNDFSYPYNNNWDGVNNVENVFINNPQSGTYTIEVQAYNVPSGTQKFSLAVVN from the coding sequence TTGAAGAAGAAAAAGGTTTTGATTTCGGGCGTTACCACTCTCGGCTTGCTTTCTACGTTAGTGTTTTCGACGCCCAATACGGCCCCAGCAGCGAACGGTGAATTAGTTTATAAAGGAGTCAACACCGTTTCAGTCAATGATGTAGCAAAGCCTATCAAAACAGGGAAAGCTCACTTTCTTATTGAATCCTACCAAAGTAAAATTCCTAAAGGTCTATTAAAATCATTAAAAGAAGTACCAGCGAATAATGAACTATACGTCATTCAATTAGAAGATGTAATTACTCAAGACGAAAGAGACACGTTAGAAGCTGCAGGCGTACAACTCATTGAGTACATTCCTGACTATGCGTTTGTGGCCACAATTAAAAATAGCGATCTTTCAAAAGTTGAAGGACTCACTCTTGTTGAATCTGTTACCCCATATTTGCCACTATACAAACTAGACCCTCGACTATTTGAAGAAGGTGCTTCTAATCTCGTGAAAGCAGTTGTGAAAAAATCGAATCAAAAGGCAACAAAAGTCGAAGCGAAAGGGTTAAATGAGCTCATTTCATACGCCTTCCAAAATGATGTCACGTATATTTCCCCAGAATCGGAATTTCAACTGATGAACGATCAAGCGGCTGTCATAACGAAAACGACGATCGCCAATAATACGTACGGGTTATATGGTGCTGGTCAAACAGTAGCAGTTGCCGATACAGGTCTTGATACAGGTGTAAATGATTCATCGATGCATGAATCGTTCCAAGGGAAAATTACGGCGATTTATGCATGGGGTCGTCCAAATAATGCGAGTGACCCGAACGGACATGGTACCCATGTGGCTGGTTCCGTGTTAGGTAATGCGAGCTTTAAAGGTATGGCACCTAGCGCAAGCCTTGTCTTCCAATCTATCATGGATGCTAATGGTGGATTAGGTGGTTTACCATCCAATTTATCCGACTTATTCTCCCAAGCGTATAATGCAGGTGCACGTATTCATACAAACTCTTGGGGAGCACCAGTAAACGGGGCTTATACGACCGATTCGCGAACGGTGGACCAATATGTGTATAACAACGATATGACGATTTTATTTGCCGCAGGTAATGAAGGTCCTGGTTCAGGAACGATTAGTGCACCTGGTACAGCGAAAAATGCAATTACTGTAGGTGCATCAGAAAATTATCGACCTTCGTTTGGTTCGTATTCGGATAATCCAGACCAAATTGCGAGCTTCTCTTCTCGTGGACCAACAAAAGATGGTCGTGTAAAACCAGACGTCGTTGCTCCGGGAACATATATTTTATCTTCTCGATCGTCGCTTGCACCAGATTCATCTTTCTGGGCAAATTATAATAGTAAATACGCGTACATGGGCGGAACATCGATGGCCACGCCATTAACAGCAGGAAATGTGGCCTTACTTCGTGAAAACTTTATTAAGAACTACGGCATTACTCCGAAGCCGTCCTTATTAAAAGCAGCGTTAATCGCTGGTGCCACTAACCTCGGTTTATCGAACAACAGCCAAGGCTGGGGGCGAGTGAACATGGAAACCTCGTTAAATGTGGCTTATGTCAATGAATCTACTGCACTATCAACAGGGCAAAAAGCAACATATACATTCAACGCAACTAGCTCCAAACCGTTACGTATTTCACTCGTATGGACGGATTATCCTGGAAGTACATCCGCCTACTACTCATTAGTAAACGACCTTGACATAGTTGTTACTTCTCCTAGTGGTCAAGTCTATGTCGGAAACGACTTCTCGTATCCATACAACAACAATTGGGACGGCGTCAACAACGTCGAAAACGTCTTTATTAACAATCCACAATCAGGAACGTACACCATTGAAGTTCAAGCATACAACGTTCCAAGCGGTACGCAAAAATTCTCATTGGCGGTTGTGAATTAA
- a CDS encoding tetratricopeptide repeat protein, which translates to MLKLLNIKHNISKGGYLRYKRKKLGWTQEKVCEGICSVTYLSKIETGKVVPNEEILLLLCERLNICPSDFDQFPTDELEELFDQIYEAIECRQIEKAKKLVDEIKPFESFIELEPELYLSYILLMYYFYLTIGNFHKAQYYMTNLMDNKEHLSTEQKLMFQYFRGVHLCIDQQYEKGLSFLLAVEKTLVKQGIKYGNLYFHLAMAYSYLQNSIMAVYYAQTALKLYDETTNYLRSLDCKMILGINYARTKNFHAAEKEYRQILDLATTLQMDDILARVYHNLGYMYFEKKWYQEAEKMFKESIQHREEHHKQRIWTTLYLIDLYIEQQRFEDANNYLQQLRHHHAIQEMEIEIEYRLKRMNYLQHPNKGTFEEAYIDFVTTNYLPYIEKINEHKKRTFLLTELGNYFYKKRKYKLAADYFRLVNEYQISY; encoded by the coding sequence TTGCTAAAACTACTTAATATTAAACACAATATTTCCAAAGGAGGCTACTTACGATACAAACGAAAAAAATTAGGTTGGACACAAGAAAAAGTATGTGAAGGCATTTGCTCGGTTACGTATTTAAGTAAAATCGAAACCGGAAAAGTGGTACCAAATGAAGAAATTCTTCTTCTTCTTTGTGAACGTTTGAATATCTGTCCTAGCGATTTTGATCAGTTCCCAACAGATGAATTAGAAGAGCTATTTGATCAAATTTATGAAGCTATAGAATGTCGGCAAATTGAAAAAGCCAAAAAACTAGTAGATGAAATCAAACCTTTTGAATCTTTTATTGAGTTGGAGCCAGAGCTGTACTTATCCTATATCCTTTTAATGTATTATTTTTATTTAACGATTGGAAATTTTCATAAAGCTCAATACTACATGACGAATCTCATGGATAATAAGGAACACCTTTCTACAGAACAAAAGCTTATGTTTCAATACTTTCGGGGTGTCCATTTATGTATCGATCAACAGTACGAAAAAGGTCTTTCATTTTTATTAGCCGTAGAAAAAACATTAGTGAAACAAGGGATTAAATACGGCAATTTATATTTTCACTTAGCAATGGCGTATAGTTATCTTCAAAATAGTATTATGGCGGTATACTACGCCCAAACTGCCTTAAAATTATATGATGAAACAACAAATTATTTACGAAGCCTTGACTGTAAAATGATTCTAGGAATCAACTATGCACGAACGAAAAACTTTCATGCAGCAGAAAAAGAATATCGACAAATTTTAGACTTGGCAACTACTTTACAAATGGACGATATTCTCGCCCGCGTTTATCATAATCTAGGATATATGTATTTTGAAAAAAAGTGGTATCAAGAAGCTGAAAAGATGTTTAAAGAAAGCATTCAACACCGTGAAGAACATCATAAGCAACGGATATGGACAACATTATATTTAATTGACCTTTATATTGAGCAACAACGTTTTGAAGATGCAAATAATTATTTACAACAATTAAGACACCATCATGCTATTCAAGAAATGGAAATAGAAATTGAATACCGTTTAAAACGAATGAATTATCTTCAACACCCCAATAAAGGAACATTTGAAGAAGCATATATCGATTTTGTGACTACTAACTATTTGCCATACATCGAAAAAATAAATGAGCATAAAAAAAGAACATTTCTACTAACTGAATTAGGGAATTATTTTTACAAAAAGAGAAAATATAAACTTGCTGCGGATTATTTTCGATTAGTGAATGAATATCAAATATCCTATTAG
- a CDS encoding thioredoxin family protein, which yields MKKVVIFLVIIFALFGAIAFMTKMQQDQLTEGNPYGKDDLHPATIEQLDDPNYQNIILPEELEAKLNNGEDITVYFYSPTCPHCKETTPILMPLMDELGVDLVQYNLLEFEQGWNKYNIEYTPTIVHYENGQEVARTVGSNTEEYFENWFKEHVLN from the coding sequence GTGAAAAAAGTTGTTATTTTTTTAGTTATTATTTTTGCACTATTTGGAGCGATTGCTTTTATGACCAAGATGCAACAAGACCAGTTAACAGAAGGCAATCCGTACGGAAAAGACGATCTCCATCCAGCCACGATCGAACAGTTAGACGACCCAAACTATCAAAACATTATTTTACCTGAAGAATTAGAAGCCAAATTAAACAACGGCGAAGACATTACTGTTTATTTTTACAGCCCGACTTGTCCGCATTGTAAAGAAACCACGCCTATTTTAATGCCGCTTATGGACGAATTAGGCGTCGACCTCGTTCAATACAACTTACTCGAATTTGAACAAGGCTGGAACAAATACAACATTGAATACACCCCAACCATCGTCCATTATGAAAACGGCCAAGAAGTCGCTCGCACAGTAGGCTCCAACACCGAAGAATATTTCGAGAATTGGTTTAAAGAACATGTGTTAAATTAA
- a CDS encoding disulfide bond formation protein B, which translates to MLTNRKETSLFIAWCASVIAILGSLYFSEIMQYEPCELCWYQRILMYPLTVILGIAVVKKDYAISFYSMVLSAIGMSISLYHYSIQKVSFLTEMAPACGRIPCTGAYINWFGFITIPFLALTGFIIIFVSSFIVYRTLKKEEENR; encoded by the coding sequence ATGCTAACCAATCGAAAAGAAACCAGCCTGTTTATCGCCTGGTGCGCTTCGGTCATCGCGATCTTGGGGAGCCTCTATTTTTCAGAAATTATGCAATACGAACCGTGTGAGCTATGTTGGTATCAACGAATTTTGATGTACCCACTTACCGTTATTTTAGGTATCGCCGTCGTAAAAAAAGATTATGCCATTTCGTTCTATAGCATGGTTCTATCAGCTATCGGAATGAGCATCTCCCTCTACCATTATTCGATTCAAAAAGTATCGTTTCTAACGGAAATGGCACCTGCTTGCGGCAGAATTCCTTGTACGGGTGCATACATCAACTGGTTTGGCTTTATCACGATTCCGTTTTTAGCATTAACTGGATTTATCATTATTTTTGTTTCTAGTTTCATTGTCTATCGTACGTTAAAAAAAGAGGAGGAAAACCGGTGA
- a CDS encoding alpha-glucosidase, producing the protein MNKQWWKEAVVYQIYPRSFMDGNGDGIGDLQGIISKLDYLKWLGIDVIWLSPVYDSPNDDNGYDIRDYYAIMNEFGTMQDWDEMIDEIHKRGMKLVMDLVVNHTSDEHQWFVESRSSKDSPYRDYYIWRPGKNGKEPNNWESIFSGSAWEYDEQTGEYYLHLFSKKQPDLNWENEKVREEVYKMMTFWLDKGVDGFRMDVINFISKVPSLPDAPNSEGKKYASGAQYFINGPRIHEFLQEMHDRVLSRYDVMTVGETPGVTPEEAILFTGEDRNELNMVFQFEHMDVDAGPNGKWDLVPLDLVKLKRILANWQVRLHGKGWNSLYWCNHDQPRVVSRFGNDEEYRKESAKLWGTLLHMMQGTPYIYQGEEIGMTNVRFPSIQDYKDIESLNMYKEKLEEGWTEEEILHAIHVKGRDNARTPMQWDETEYGGFTTGTPWIGVNPNYRTINVKEATEDSNSVLHYYRKLIQLRKQHPIVVYGSFELLEENDEQLFVYRRRYENEHLLVIGNVSNHPLGYTYPDNVPAEKTLWISNYPVSEERTGAIILRPWEVRVYHWVE; encoded by the coding sequence ATGAACAAACAATGGTGGAAGGAAGCGGTCGTTTATCAAATTTATCCAAGAAGCTTTATGGATGGAAATGGAGACGGAATAGGGGACTTACAAGGAATTATTTCCAAGCTCGATTATTTAAAATGGTTAGGAATTGACGTCATTTGGTTATCGCCTGTGTATGATTCCCCTAATGATGATAACGGGTATGACATTCGCGATTATTATGCGATTATGAACGAATTCGGTACGATGCAAGATTGGGACGAAATGATTGATGAAATTCACAAGCGTGGCATGAAGCTTGTCATGGATTTAGTCGTGAATCATACGTCTGACGAACATCAATGGTTTGTCGAGTCTCGATCTTCGAAAGATAGCCCTTATCGAGATTATTACATCTGGCGTCCAGGGAAAAACGGAAAAGAACCGAACAACTGGGAGTCTATTTTTAGCGGGTCTGCATGGGAATACGATGAACAGACTGGAGAGTATTATTTACACCTGTTTTCGAAAAAGCAGCCGGATTTAAACTGGGAGAACGAAAAGGTTCGCGAAGAAGTATACAAGATGATGACCTTTTGGTTGGATAAAGGGGTCGACGGCTTCCGGATGGATGTGATCAACTTTATTTCAAAAGTACCGTCCTTACCAGATGCCCCGAATTCAGAAGGAAAAAAATATGCATCCGGGGCCCAGTATTTTATCAACGGACCGCGCATTCACGAATTTTTACAAGAAATGCACGACCGTGTTCTTTCCCGTTATGATGTGATGACGGTTGGAGAAACGCCTGGGGTGACACCGGAAGAAGCGATTCTTTTTACAGGGGAAGACCGCAATGAATTGAATATGGTGTTCCAATTTGAACATATGGATGTGGATGCGGGACCGAATGGAAAATGGGACCTTGTTCCACTGGATTTAGTAAAGCTAAAACGTATTTTAGCGAATTGGCAAGTCCGTCTTCACGGAAAGGGATGGAATAGCTTATATTGGTGCAACCATGATCAGCCGCGCGTTGTCTCTCGTTTTGGCAATGATGAAGAATACCGCAAAGAATCAGCTAAATTATGGGGTACATTGCTTCATATGATGCAAGGAACTCCGTACATTTACCAAGGGGAAGAAATCGGTATGACCAACGTTCGTTTCCCATCCATCCAAGACTATAAAGATATTGAATCGCTAAATATGTATAAAGAAAAATTAGAGGAAGGGTGGACAGAAGAAGAAATTTTGCATGCTATTCACGTAAAAGGTCGTGATAATGCCCGCACGCCGATGCAATGGGATGAGACGGAATATGGAGGATTTACAACCGGTACGCCATGGATTGGAGTAAACCCGAACTATCGAACCATTAACGTGAAAGAAGCAACGGAAGACTCGAATTCTGTTCTGCATTATTACCGCAAGCTTATTCAACTGCGGAAACAGCATCCAATTGTTGTGTACGGATCGTTTGAATTGTTAGAAGAAAACGATGAACAGCTATTCGTTTATCGCCGTCGTTACGAAAACGAACATCTCCTAGTGATTGGGAACGTGTCGAATCATCCACTAGGCTACACCTACCCAGATAACGTTCCTGCAGAAAAAACTCTTTGGATTTCGAACTATCCAGTGAGCGAAGAACGAACTGGGGCTATAATCCTCCGACCATGGGAAGTTCGTGTCTACCACTGGGTTGAATAA
- a CDS encoding TetR/AcrR family transcriptional regulator, whose protein sequence is MNGFERRKQLKMQQIREAAFDLFSHFGVQKVSIQDIAQRANVSPVTIYNYFGSKEDLLLDVLSNYFETRLQQFLKIKNSDLSFQEKIGKMVEAKVEETKKLSPSFIQSIFMTTGPVRELIQTFAAEKSIPHLMELLEEGKKEGYISNDLSPELLLFYIQLLFDGISKQSHLFSNEDQRDKHTKQLIHLFFYGLMGQKKEDDPPI, encoded by the coding sequence ATGAACGGATTTGAGCGGAGAAAACAATTAAAAATGCAGCAAATACGTGAGGCGGCCTTCGATTTGTTTTCCCATTTCGGTGTCCAAAAGGTAAGCATTCAAGATATCGCCCAACGAGCGAACGTCTCCCCAGTGACGATTTATAACTATTTTGGCAGTAAAGAAGACTTACTCCTTGATGTGTTATCCAATTATTTTGAAACGAGATTACAACAATTTCTTAAGATAAAAAATAGCGATCTGTCTTTTCAAGAAAAAATCGGGAAAATGGTCGAAGCAAAAGTTGAAGAAACGAAAAAGCTAAGTCCCTCTTTTATTCAATCGATTTTTATGACAACCGGGCCAGTTCGGGAACTCATCCAAACCTTTGCTGCTGAAAAATCCATTCCTCATTTAATGGAACTATTAGAAGAAGGAAAAAAAGAAGGATATATCTCCAATGATCTTTCTCCAGAACTTCTTCTCTTTTATATTCAGCTATTATTCGACGGCATTTCAAAACAATCACACCTATTCTCCAACGAAGACCAACGAGACAAACATACGAAACAGTTGATTCATCTATTTTTCTACGGTTTGATGGGCCAAAAAAAGGAAGACGATCCTCCTATTTAG
- a CDS encoding phospho-sugar mutase, giving the protein MSWKAAFERWDSFPQLDSNLRQQLDELKKDEKLLEDAFYKELEFGTGGMRGEIGVGTNRMNVYTIRKASLGLAKYIETFGEEAKKRGVVIAYDSRHQSPEFAMEAAKTLATRGIQTYVFDELRPTPELSFALRHLQAFSGIVITASHNPPEYNGFKVYGEDGAQLPPEEADKVIEKVAEVENELLIKVDDEATLKEKGLIQIIGEDVDTAYIEKLVSISEQPNLAVTSDIRVVFTPLHGTANKPVRRALEALGYKHVVVVKEQELPDPNFSTVKAPNPEEHAAFELAIREGNRVGADVLIATDPDADRLGVAVKNHAGEYVVLTGNQTGALLMDYILSQKKEKGTLPANGKVFKTIVTSELGRKVAAYYGIPTEDVLTGFKFIGEKMKQYEESGEHTFLFGYEESYGYLIGDFARDKDAVQAAIMAVEVCAHYKKKGKTLYDALLDLYEKHGYYREGLKSLTLKGKEGAEAIQSILAQFRREPLKQLGGVSVVAYEDYLIREKLDVQTGQKEPLHLPKSNVLKYFLEDGSWVCLRPSGTEPKVKFYFGVVGETLEASDQKLKQYMDEMMEKIDQMLNELV; this is encoded by the coding sequence ATGTCATGGAAAGCAGCATTTGAACGGTGGGATTCTTTTCCTCAGTTGGATAGCAACTTACGTCAGCAGCTAGATGAATTAAAAAAGGATGAAAAGTTACTTGAAGATGCGTTTTATAAGGAACTGGAATTCGGTACAGGGGGCATGCGTGGAGAAATCGGCGTAGGGACGAACCGGATGAACGTGTATACCATTCGAAAAGCCTCGCTCGGCCTGGCCAAATACATAGAAACGTTTGGGGAAGAAGCAAAAAAGCGTGGAGTTGTGATCGCTTATGATTCACGCCATCAATCGCCGGAATTTGCAATGGAAGCGGCGAAGACCCTAGCGACTCGAGGGATTCAAACATATGTGTTCGATGAACTACGTCCGACACCCGAATTATCGTTTGCCCTTCGTCATTTGCAAGCGTTTTCTGGCATCGTGATTACTGCAAGCCATAATCCGCCGGAGTATAACGGATTTAAAGTGTATGGAGAAGACGGGGCTCAGCTACCGCCAGAAGAAGCAGATAAGGTTATTGAAAAGGTAGCAGAGGTCGAAAACGAATTACTGATTAAGGTAGATGATGAAGCAACGTTAAAAGAAAAGGGGCTCATTCAAATCATCGGGGAAGACGTAGACACTGCGTATATTGAAAAGCTCGTATCGATTTCAGAACAACCGAACCTGGCGGTGACCTCCGATATTCGTGTGGTGTTCACCCCGCTTCACGGAACAGCAAACAAGCCAGTCCGTCGTGCTCTTGAAGCCCTTGGATATAAACATGTAGTCGTTGTTAAAGAACAGGAGCTACCAGATCCAAACTTTTCGACGGTAAAAGCGCCAAACCCAGAAGAACATGCGGCGTTTGAACTGGCCATTCGAGAAGGAAATCGTGTCGGTGCCGATGTCTTAATTGCAACTGACCCGGATGCGGACCGTCTTGGGGTCGCTGTAAAAAATCATGCCGGTGAATATGTAGTGTTAACAGGAAATCAAACGGGAGCCCTTTTAATGGACTACATTCTTTCACAAAAGAAAGAAAAAGGAACACTTCCAGCAAACGGAAAAGTGTTTAAAACGATTGTCACTTCTGAACTTGGACGAAAAGTAGCAGCTTACTATGGTATTCCGACCGAAGATGTGTTAACCGGTTTTAAATTTATCGGAGAAAAAATGAAACAATATGAAGAGTCTGGTGAGCATACGTTTTTATTCGGTTATGAAGAAAGCTATGGGTACTTAATTGGCGATTTCGCTCGCGACAAAGACGCGGTTCAAGCAGCCATCATGGCCGTAGAAGTGTGTGCTCATTATAAAAAGAAAGGAAAAACGTTATATGATGCGCTTCTTGATTTGTATGAAAAACACGGCTACTACCGCGAAGGCTTAAAATCACTCACGTTAAAAGGGAAAGAAGGAGCCGAAGCAATTCAGTCCATTTTAGCCCAATTCCGTAGAGAACCGTTAAAACAACTCGGGGGAGTAAGCGTCGTTGCTTATGAAGACTATTTAATCCGTGAAAAGTTAGACGTCCAAACGGGTCAAAAAGAACCGCTTCACTTACCAAAATCGAACGTATTGAAATATTTCCTTGAAGATGGTTCGTGGGTTTGCTTACGTCCGTCCGGCACCGAACCAAAAGTGAAATTCTACTTCGGTGTTGTCGGCGAAACACTCGAAGCAAGCGACCAAAAGCTAAAGCAGTACATGGATGAAATGATGGAGAAAATTGATCAAATGTTAAATGAGTTGGTGTAG
- a CDS encoding GNAT family N-acetyltransferase, whose product MEYKWIDPNRDMDMMTGVLSLYETIFVDSAGLLERMKTKYNLLVLAAIHEGKVVGFKMGYELEKHKFYSWLGGVDQEYRNKGIGSTLMTMQHQILKERGYKIVQTKTKNKWKQMLILNLKHGFDIIGTYTDNKGEPKIILEKKLK is encoded by the coding sequence ATGGAATACAAATGGATTGATCCAAATAGAGATATGGACATGATGACAGGTGTTCTTTCTCTTTATGAAACGATATTTGTTGATTCTGCTGGTCTCTTAGAGCGTATGAAAACGAAATACAACCTGCTTGTACTAGCTGCGATTCATGAAGGAAAAGTGGTCGGCTTTAAAATGGGCTATGAATTGGAAAAGCATAAATTTTACAGCTGGCTTGGAGGAGTTGATCAAGAATACCGAAACAAAGGGATTGGCTCCACGCTAATGACGATGCAGCATCAAATTTTGAAAGAACGTGGATACAAAATTGTCCAAACGAAAACAAAAAATAAATGGAAACAAATGCTCATATTGAACCTAAAGCATGGGTTTGACATTATCGGAACGTATACGGACAATAAGGGAGAACCAAAGATTATTTTAGAGAAAAAATTAAAATAA